One genomic window of Gossypium hirsutum isolate 1008001.06 chromosome D11, Gossypium_hirsutum_v2.1, whole genome shotgun sequence includes the following:
- the LOC107912598 gene encoding glucose-6-phosphate 1-dehydrogenase, chloroplastic, whose amino-acid sequence MAAQITPPPSSSSSSLAFSSEFNVWKPMRCCFFKWVSQVCPRIRPTNHFRIKSSNGHPLNAVSMQGGMDGSPLAKGINPEEQEEFFIDILDKEEALSTLSITVVGASGDLAKKKIFPALFALYYEDCLPKNFIVFGYARTKLTDEELRNIISTTLTCRIDKRENCKDKMEQFLKRCFYHSGEYNSEENFAELDSKLKKKEAGKLSNRLFYLSIPPNIFVDVVRCASMMASSANGWTRVIVEKPFGRDSESSAELTRCLKKHLTEDQIFRIDHYLGKELVENLSVLRFSNLIFEPLWSRNYIRNVQFIFSEDFGTEGRGGYFDNYGIIRDIMQNHLLQILALFAMETPVSLDAEDIRNEKVKVLRSMKPLELEDVIIGQYKGHNKGGRAYPGYTDDSTVPKNSITPTFAAAALFINNARWDGVPFLMKAGKALHRKRAEIRVQFRHVPGNLYKRNFGTDLDKATNELVLRVQPDEAIYLKINNKVPGLGMRLDRSDLNLLYRARYPTEIPDAYERLLLDAIAGERRLFIRSDELDAAWSLFTPLLKELEAKKISPELYPYGSRGPVGAHYLAAKYNVRWGDVGGEDD is encoded by the exons ATGGCTGCACAGATTACTCCTCctccttcttcatcttcttcttcacttGCCTTCTCTTCTGAATTCAATGTTTGGAAGCCAATGAGATGTTGTTTCTTTAAATGGGTTTCTCAAGTTTGCCCCAGAATCCGTCCAACCAACCATTTCCGGATCAAATCCTCTAATGGACATCCATTAAATGCTGTTTCTATGCAGGGTG GTATGGACGGAAGCCCTTTGGCGAAAGGGATCAACCCTGAAGAACAAGAAGAATTTTTCATCGACATCTTGGACAAAGAGGAAGCACTGTCTACACTCAGCATAACTGTTGTTGGAGCTTCAGGGGACCTTGCTAAGAAGAAAATTTTCCCCGCACTTTTTGCTCTTTACTATGAAGATTGCCTTCCTAAG AACTTTATAGTTTTCGGTTATGCTCGTACTAAACTCACAGATGAAGAGCTCAGGAACATCATTAGCACAACTTTAACTTGTCGAATCGATAAGAG GGAAAATTGTAAAGATAAAATGGAGCAGTTCCTGAAGAGATGCTTTTACCATTCAGGTGAATATAATTCCGAGGAGAATTTTGCTGAACTAGACAGCAAGCTGAAAAAGAAAGAG GCTGGAAAACTGTCAAACAGGTTATTTTACTTGTCGATACCTCCAAATATATTCGTGGATGTGGTGAGATGTGCCAGCATGATGGCCTCTTCAGCAAACGGCTGGACAAGGGTCATTGTTGAAAAGCCATTTGGCCGTGACTCAGAGTCCTCGGCTGAGCTAACAAGATGTCTGAAAAAGCATCTAACTGAGGATCAGATATTCAG GATTGACCATTACTTGGGTAAGGAGCTTGTTGAGAACCTCTCAGTGCTTCGCTTCTCGAATCTTATTTTCGAACCTTTATGGTCAAGGAATTATATCCGCAATGTGCAATTCATATTTTCTGAAGACTTTGGTACTGAAGGACGAGGAGG TTATTTTGATAATTACGGGATCATACGGGACATAATGCAAAATCATCTCCTGCAAATACTGGCACTATTTGCAATGGAGACCCCTGTCAGCTTAGATGCTGAGGACATTAGGAATGAAAAG GTAAAGGTTCTGAGATCAATGAAACCATTGGAACTAGAAGATGTCATCATTGGTCAGTATAAGGGCCACAACAAGGGTGGTAGAGCATATCCAGGTTACACCGATGACTCAACTGTACCGAAGAACAGTATAACGCCTACATTTGCAGCAGCAGCTTTGTTTATCAATAATGCTAGATGGGATGGTGTCCCTTTTCTCATGAAGGCCGGAAAAGCTTTGCATCGGAAGCG GGCGGAGATCAGAGTTCAGTTCAGACACGTTCCAGGTAATTTGTACAAGCGTAATTTTGGAACTGATTTGGACAAGGCTACAAATGAGCTTGTGCTGCGTGTGCAACCTGATGAAGCCATTTATCTGAAGATCAATAACAAAGTTCCTGGTCTTGGAATGAGATTAGACCGCAGTGACCTTAATTTGCTTTATCGAGCCAG GTATCCAACAGAAATCCCAGATGCATATGAGAggttgctcttagatgctatagCAGGGGAGCGAAGGTTGTTCATTAGAAGCGATGAGCTCGACGCTGCTTGGTCACTGTTTACGCCGTTGTTGAAAGAACTTGAAGCAAAAAAGATTTCTCCAGAACTATACCCTTATGGGAGCAGAGGACCCGTCGGAGCACATTATCTTGCAGCCAAGTACAATGTTCGGTGGGGTGATGTCGGGGGTGAAGACGACTAA